The Amycolatopsis coloradensis sequence GATGCGTCCCAGAGTGCTTCTGTGCGCGGCCATGGCGCGAGTCTGCCCCGCCTGTCCACCTCGGACAAGACCCGGTCGGACCTGCGAACGTCGGTAGTGCGGGCAGGCCTCGATGAGAAGAATGCGGCCCATGAAGACACCCGGCAGGCGGTGGAGCGCGCTCCTCCCGCTGCTCATCGCACTCCCCGTCCTCGCTGTCCCCGGCGTCGCGCGAGCCGAAGGCGCCCGTGCCTGCTTCGACGAGTCCGCCGCGATCACCGTCGAGGAGAAGCGGCTCACCGCGACCCTGCCTTCGGGTGGCCCGGCGGTCGGTCCGGAGCTCGTCCGGCTCGCCGGATTCGACAAGCTCGTCTCCGACTTCACGGCCCGTCTTTGCGCGACCAAGACCGCTTTGCGCGCCGGGAAGCTCGCCGAGACCGCCGGTGACGGGCTCTGGCGGACCGCGGTCGACCGCGCGCAGGGCCGCCGTCCCGATCTCGGCGACATCGACAAGGCCGACGACCGCCCGCTCTACTGGGCACGCCTGCAGATGAGCAAGGCGCTGCGGCAGTGGACGCCGAGCTTCCCGCTGTCCGCACCCGCCCGCGCGGAGCTGCTGAAGACGTTCGACCTCGGCGCGCGCGGACTCGACGACTCCCGTTTCCCGTCCGGCCCGAAGCTGCGCCGGGTGCTGGTGAGCGGTTTCGACCCGTTCACCCTCAACGGCGCGGGAGTCCGCATCGCGAACCCGTCGGGCGCGGCCGCGCTGCACCTCGACGGCAAGGTGATCCAGACCCCGACCGGTCCCGCGCAGGTGCAGGCCGTCTCGTTTCCGGTGGTGTGGAGCTACTTCGACGCCGGCATCGTCGAAGCGGCCTACGGTCAGGCGTTCACGGACCGTTTCCGCCGCCCGGAGCTGATCATGACGATCAGCCAGGGCCGCCCCGGCCGGTTCGACATCGAACGCTGGGCCGGTGCGTGGCGCGGTGGCTCGCCGGACAACCTCGACGAGCCCGTCCGCGGCCCGGTCCCGCCCGCCGGCGGCTGGCCGCAGCCGGACGTCCAGTTCATCGAAACCACGCTGCCCTACGAAAAGATGCTCGCCGCGCCCGCCGGGGCGTACCAGGTGCTGTACAACCAGGCGTTCTGCGTCTGGCCGGTCAGTTCGAAGCCGGGGACCGGCACCGCGGTGTGCCGGACGGACGCGCCGAAGCCCGGTGAGGTCGCCGCTTCCGGTGGCGGCGGCAACTACCTCAGCAATGAATCGATGTTCAGGAGTAACCGGCTGCGGACGGGGCTCGGCTTGGCCGGGATCGCGGGCGGGCATCTGCACACGCCCGTCCTCGGCACGCCCGCCGATCCTTCGGCGCTGACCGACGCCGGCTTCGAGGCGCGGCGGGCGGCGATCTCCTCGCAGATCGTCACCCTGCTCACCGCCGCTCTCGGTGGCTCAGCCGCGAAGCCGGCTACGCCCGCTCCGGGCTCTTCGGCCCGCGCCGACGTCCTCGCCACCCCCGGCACGACGCTCTGACCCCCCGCAGTTAGTCCTCTGGATGCGGTAGTTCGAGGTCGAACCTTCCCTACTCTGACGGTAGGGAAGGAGGCCTTCACGGCACAGTCGCGGCCTCGTGAGCCGGCGTCAGGCGTGGTCGTCCTCGCCGAGGCGGTGCACCCGGATGAGGTTGGTCGAGCCGACGGTCCCGGGCGGGGAACCGGCCACGATGACCACCAGATCACCCTTGGCATACTTGCCCATTTCGAGCATCGCGTGGTCGACCTGCTGGATCATCTGGTCGGTGGAGCCCACCTTCGGCACGATCCGCGTCGTGGTGCCCCAGGTCATCGCGAGCTGGCTGCGGACGCTCTCCTCCGGCGTGAACGCCAGCAGCGGCAGCCGCGTGTGCAGCCGCGCGAGCCGCCGGACGGTGTCACCGGACTGGGTGAAGGCGACCAGCGCTTTGGCGTTCAGCCGCTCGCCGATGTCCCGCGCCGCGTAGGAGATGACGCCGCGCTTGGTGCGCGGGACGTGCGACAGCGGCGGCACGACCGGCGAGTCGGTCTCGACGGCTTCGATGATCCGGCCCATGGTCTTGACCACGTCGATGGCGTAGCGGCCGACGCTGGTCTCACCCGAGAGCATGAGCGCGTCCGCGCCGTCGAGCACCGCGTTGGCGACGTCCGAGGCCTCGGCGCGCGTCGGACGGGAGCTGTTGATCATCGACTCGAGCATCTGCGTCGCGACGATGACCGGCTTCGCGTTCTCGCGGGCGATCTGGATGGTGCGCTTCTGCACCAGCGGGACCTGCTCCAGCGGGAGTTCCACGCCGAGATCACCGCGGGCGATCATCACCGCGTCGAAGGCCAGCACGATGGCTTCGAGGTTGTAGACCGCTTCGGGCTTCTCGATCTTCGCGACGACCGGGAGGCGTCCCTTGCCGACGCGGTCCATCACCTGGTGGACCAGGTCGATGTCGGCGGGTGAGCGGACGAACGAGAGCGCGATGAAGTCCACGCCGAGTTCGAGCGCGAACTCGAGGTCTTCGATGTCCTTTTCGGACAGCGCCGGCACGGAGACGTCCATGCCCGGCAGGGAGACGCCCTTGTTGTTGCTGACGGGGCCGCCTTCAGTGACCTCGCAGACGACGTCCGGGCCGTCGACCTCCTTGACCACGAGGCCGACCTTGCCGTCGTCCACGAGGAGACGGTCGCCGGGCTTCGCGTCGTCGGCGAGTCCCTTGTAGGTGGTCGAGACGCGGTCGTGCGTACCCGCGACGTCCTCGACGGTGATGCGCACGATGTCGCCGTTGTGCCACTCGACCGGGCCGCCCGCGAAGGTGCCAAGACGGATCTTCGGCCCCTGGAGGTCGGCGAGGATGCCCACCGCGCGGCCCGATTCGGCGGCGGCGGTGCGGATGAGGTCGTAGACCTGCTTGTGGTCGCTGTGCGTCCCGTGGCTGAAGTTCATCCTCGCGACGTCCATCCCGGCGTCGACGAGTTGCCGCATCTTCTCCGGCGTAGCGGTCGCGGGGCCAAGGGTACAAACGATCTTCGCGCGTCGGCTCACGTTCGCACAGCGTAGTCCCTCATCGCGGATACGTCTGTACCGATACCGAAAGTTCAAGAAAAGTGTCAGTTGACCTGGGTGAGGGGCAACCGTCGATCAGGGTTCGGTGGTTATCGTCGCGGCTTCTCGCTCGGCCCGACCCGGTCCCGCGCCCACTCGTTGAACGCGCGGACCTGCCGCCAGGCCTTTCGCACCCGGTCGAGCGTGGCCCGTTCGTGCAGGACGTCGTCCGGCTCCCAGCCGCGGACGGCGTACACGGAGCGGTACTTCAGCAGGTCGATGCGGGGATGGTCCTCGGTGAAGCCGCGCGGCTTCGACTTGAGCCTGTCCCCCTTGATCTCCCAGCCCGCCTTCTCCAGCTTCGCGAGGATCTTGGCCAGCTCGGCGCCTCGCAGTTCGGTGTCGACGGCCTTGCGGAAGCGGGCGAGCTGATCGGACTCGAAGTGGAAGCAGCCGCCGCCGACACGCAGCCCGGCCGGGCCGACCTCGACGTAGTACGCGCCGCCGCCGCGGCCCTGTTCGATCACCGCGCCGCAGTGGGTCTTGTACGGCGTCTTGTCCTTGGCGAACCGGACGTCGCGGTACGGACGGAAGACCTTGCCCTCGCCGAAGCCGTCGCCGAACTCCGGGACCAGCTCGGCGAGCAGCGCCTCCATCGGCGCGCGGACGTCGGCCTTGTAGGTGTCGAGGTTCGCGTCCCAATAGGACTTGGAGTTGTCCGCCTCGAGACCGTCGTAGAAGTCGATGGCGTACTCGCCGAAACCCTCGAAAGCCATACACAGACCGTAATCCTCACCTCCGACAGAAGCGCGTGAAGGCCCCCTTCCCTCGGCTGAGCCGAGGGAANNNNNNNNNNNNNNNNNNNNNNNNNNNNNNNNNNNNNNNNNNNNNNNNNNNNNNNNNNNNNNNNNNNNNNNNNNNNNNNNNNNNNNNNNNNNNNNNNNNNNNNNNNNNNNNNNNNNNNNNNNNNNNNNNNNNNNNNNNNNNNNNNNNNNNNNNNNNNNNNNNNNNNNNNNNNNNNNNNNNNNNNNNNNNNNNNNNNNNNNNNNNNNNNNNNNNNNNNNNNNNNNNNNNNNNNNNNNNNNNNNNNNNNNNNNNNNNNNNNNNNNNNNNNNNNNNNNNNNNNNNNNNNNNNNNNNNNNNNCGCAGGCCGCGGAACATCGGCCCTCGGCTGAGCCGAGGGAAGGGGGCCTTCACGCGCTTCTGAGAGAGGCTTACTTGGCCAGCGCGGTGATCAGCTCGCCGTCGGTGGTGTCACCGGACAGCTCCCAGAAGAAGGCGCCGCCGAGCCCCTGATTCTTGGCGTAGGTGACCTTGCCGCCGATGGTCGCGGGGGTGTCGTAGCTCCACCAGTCGCTGCCGCATTTGGCGTAGGCGGTGCCCGCGACGGTGCCGGTGGCCGGGCAGGTGTTCTTCAGGACCTTGTAGTCCTGGATGCCCGGCTCGGTGCCCGCCGCCGGACCGGTCGCGGTGCCACCCGGGGCCTCCTGGGTGACGCCGGTCCAGCCGCGACCGTAGAACCCGATGCCCAGCAACAGTTTGTTCGCCGGGACACCCTTGCTCTTCAGCTTCTGGATCGCGGCGTCGGAGTGGAAGCCGGCGGTCGGGATGCCCTCGTAGCCGGTCAGCGGCGAATGCGGGGCGGTCGGGCCCTGCGCGGCCCAGGCGCCGAAGTAGTCGTAGGTCATGACGTTGTACCAGTCGAAGTACTGCGAGGCGCCGCCGTAGTCCGCCGCGTCGATCTTGCCGCCGTCGGTGCCGTCCGCGGTGATCGCGGCGGTGACCAGCTTCGAGCCGAATTTCTCCCGCAGGGCCTGCGCGAGGTTCTTGATCGCGGCCGGTCCGCTGGTGTCACACGAGAGTCCGCAGGCGTTCGGGTACTCCCAGTCGATGTCGATGCCGTCGAAGACACCGGCCCAGCGCGGGTCGTTGACCAGGTTGTAGCAGGACTCCGCGAACTTGGCGGGGTTCTTCGCCGCCTCGCCGAAGCCGCCGGACCAGGTCCAGCCGCCGAAGGACCACAGCACCTTGAGGTTCGGATACTTGGCCTTCAGCTTCTTCAGCTGGTTGAAGTTCCCGCGCAGCGCGCCGGTGTCCCAGCTGTCGGCGACACCGTCCACACTGCCCGCGGCGTCGTAGAACTTGCTGGTCGCCGCCTCCGCGTCGCCGATCGCGCAACCACCGTTCGTCACGTTGCCGAACGAGTAGTTGATATGCGTCAGCTTGCTCGCCGAACCCGACGTGT is a genomic window containing:
- a CDS encoding glycoside hydrolase family 18 protein, which codes for MSRLTRFTALAGAAAVALGALAVAAPAQQAAAAPEAPEASVGKVLGYFAEWGVYQRNYHVKNIDTSGSASKLTHINYSFGNVTNGGCAIGDAEAATSKFYDAAGSVDGVADSWDTGALRGNFNQLKKLKAKYPNLKVLWSFGGWTWSGGFGEAAKNPAKFAESCYNLVNDPRWAGVFDGIDIDWEYPNACGLSCDTSGPAAIKNLAQALREKFGSKLVTAAITADGTDGGKIDAADYGGASQYFDWYNVMTYDYFGAWAAQGPTAPHSPLTGYEGIPTAGFHSDAAIQKLKSKGVPANKLLLGIGFYGRGWTGVTQEAPGGTATGPAAGTEPGIQDYKVLKNTCPATGTVAGTAYAKCGSDWWSYDTPATIGGKVTYAKNQGLGGAFFWELSGDTTDGELITALAK
- the pyk gene encoding pyruvate kinase codes for the protein MSRRAKIVCTLGPATATPEKMRQLVDAGMDVARMNFSHGTHSDHKQVYDLIRTAAAESGRAVGILADLQGPKIRLGTFAGGPVEWHNGDIVRITVEDVAGTHDRVSTTYKGLADDAKPGDRLLVDDGKVGLVVKEVDGPDVVCEVTEGGPVSNNKGVSLPGMDVSVPALSEKDIEDLEFALELGVDFIALSFVRSPADIDLVHQVMDRVGKGRLPVVAKIEKPEAVYNLEAIVLAFDAVMIARGDLGVELPLEQVPLVQKRTIQIARENAKPVIVATQMLESMINSSRPTRAEASDVANAVLDGADALMLSGETSVGRYAIDVVKTMGRIIEAVETDSPVVPPLSHVPRTKRGVISYAARDIGERLNAKALVAFTQSGDTVRRLARLHTRLPLLAFTPEESVRSQLAMTWGTTTRIVPKVGSTDQMIQQVDHAMLEMGKYAKGDLVVIVAGSPPGTVGSTNLIRVHRLGEDDHA
- a CDS encoding DUF2461 domain-containing protein, which encodes MAFEGFGEYAIDFYDGLEADNSKSYWDANLDTYKADVRAPMEALLAELVPEFGDGFGEGKVFRPYRDVRFAKDKTPYKTHCGAVIEQGRGGGAYYVEVGPAGLRVGGGCFHFESDQLARFRKAVDTELRGAELAKILAKLEKAGWEIKGDRLKSKPRGFTEDHPRIDLLKYRSVYAVRGWEPDDVLHERATLDRVRKAWRQVRAFNEWARDRVGPSEKPRR